Proteins encoded by one window of Cyanobium sp. NS01:
- a CDS encoding glycosyltransferase, whose amino-acid sequence MSVLIPARNEESTLPHLLSGLARQSLMPLEVIVVDDHSTDRTTAIAAQPWSGLAVTVCSAPHLPQGWCGKTWALHNGVLASRGELLVFLDADTEPTPDFLHCLVAAHQKLGGLVTVQPYHRTEKPYEQLSLLFNLVGLMAVPLGANCGVAFGPAMVSRRTDYDRSGGHEAVAGKVVEDWYLAHAYERAELPVSAFLGDGQIAYRMYPGGLRDMVVGFNKNFATAAGEVRWSWMLAVVLWLSGLFWAAWCLPASLLGWPLVGDHSILSNVLVYGAYVIQLLVISRPIGRFTWINLLFPIPVLFFLGVFLQAIFKLESGEVLWKGRLFSTR is encoded by the coding sequence GTGTCGGTGCTGATCCCCGCCCGCAACGAGGAATCCACACTTCCCCATCTGCTGAGTGGTCTGGCCCGGCAGAGCCTCATGCCCCTGGAGGTGATCGTGGTGGACGACCACTCCACGGATCGCACCACCGCTATCGCCGCTCAGCCCTGGAGCGGCCTGGCTGTGACCGTGTGCAGTGCGCCCCACCTGCCCCAGGGCTGGTGCGGCAAGACATGGGCGCTGCACAACGGCGTGTTGGCCAGTCGTGGCGAGCTGTTGGTGTTCCTCGATGCCGACACGGAACCCACCCCTGACTTCCTCCACTGCCTGGTGGCAGCGCACCAGAAGCTCGGTGGGCTGGTGACGGTGCAGCCTTACCACCGCACCGAGAAGCCGTATGAGCAACTCTCGCTGTTGTTCAACCTGGTAGGGCTGATGGCCGTCCCCCTGGGAGCCAACTGCGGGGTGGCCTTCGGGCCGGCGATGGTCAGCCGCCGCACCGACTACGACCGCAGCGGCGGTCATGAGGCCGTCGCCGGCAAGGTGGTCGAAGACTGGTACCTCGCCCATGCCTACGAACGGGCCGAGCTGCCGGTGAGCGCGTTCCTCGGCGATGGCCAAATCGCCTACCGCATGTACCCGGGCGGGCTGCGCGACATGGTGGTGGGGTTCAACAAGAATTTCGCCACTGCTGCCGGTGAAGTGCGCTGGAGCTGGATGCTGGCGGTGGTGCTCTGGCTCTCCGGGCTGTTCTGGGCCGCCTGGTGCCTGCCGGCCTCACTGCTGGGCTGGCCACTGGTGGGTGACCACTCCATTCTCAGCAATGTGCTGGTCTACGGGGCCTATGTGATCCAGCTGCTGGTGATCAGCCGTCCAATTGGTCGCTTCACCTGGATCAATCTGCTGTTTCCGATCCCGGTCCTGTTCTTCCTCGGGGTGTTTCTGCAGGCGATTTTCAAGCTGGAAAGTGGCGAGGTGCTCTGGAAGGGGCGCCTGTTCAGCACCCGTTAA
- a CDS encoding triacylglycerol lipase: protein MFNRLQRALGGQRQSVLIPALPLRLGLTPIEEAADLLGAHIRENLGLHDSIDLLGFSIGGVIARTWIQLQGGHERTRRFISVGSPQQGTLTAQPWPGRIFKGLADLKWGSGLLKTLNGNLDTLQRVDCHSFYSAIDLAVLPGWRAVLPIGTRTQLPVATHPQLLRDQAAIRPLSEALIRL from the coding sequence GTGTTCAACAGACTCCAGCGGGCGCTCGGGGGGCAGCGACAGAGCGTCCTCATCCCGGCCCTGCCCCTGCGCCTGGGTCTCACGCCGATCGAAGAGGCCGCTGATCTGCTGGGAGCCCACATCCGGGAGAACCTGGGGCTGCACGACTCCATCGACCTTCTGGGTTTCTCGATCGGAGGCGTGATTGCGCGTACCTGGATTCAGCTCCAGGGAGGACACGAGCGGACACGACGCTTCATCAGCGTGGGCAGCCCCCAGCAGGGGACCCTCACGGCACAGCCATGGCCAGGACGCATCTTCAAGGGACTCGCTGATCTCAAGTGGGGCAGCGGCCTGCTGAAAACCCTGAACGGCAACCTGGACACCCTCCAACGGGTCGATTGCCACAGTTTTTACTCTGCCATTGATCTGGCCGTGCTGCCGGGCTGGCGCGCCGTGCTGCCAATCGGCACCAGGACCCAGCTGCCTGTGGCGACCCATCCCCAGTTGCTGCGAGACCAAGCCGCCATCCGTCCCCTGTCCGAGGCGTTGATCCGCCTGTGA
- a CDS encoding cryptochrome/photolyase family protein, translating into MGLTLILGDQLHREWFSAPSLLLGAASRVLMIEDLAVASAYRYHQLRLLHTFVAMRSFRDALIGQGVAVRYFELPASAGCSFWERLAAELGEEQELRVAEIADWGFEQRLQGFCRQHEVRLTLLPSPAFLESVAESRGWFEGRRRPFMKTFYERQRRRLGLLLEADGTPSGGRWSFDSENRRRLPKNYQEPPLPTVAASPHEAAVRQLIATHFATHPGELGELWIPFDHDGAEAWLQRFLQERLDAFGPYEDALSQSRGTLHHSLLSPLLNIGLLSPAGVIQAALAHAHRRDAAGAPVPIASLEGFLRQVIGWREFVRGIDRVHGERQAASNFWNHQRRLAPCWSDGSTGLPPLDAAIGRLNRTGYNHHIERLMVISNLMLLCEIQPLEVHRWFMERYLDSYEWVMGPNVYGMGLMSDGGLFATKPYICGSNYILKMSDVKRGPWCDIWDGLYWRFIERHRAFFQANPRLSMMVRLLDRMDRQRRDGLAAAAEAFLRRATVAPPSADPALSRLPPEMPFS; encoded by the coding sequence ATGGGCCTCACCCTGATCCTGGGCGATCAGCTGCACCGCGAGTGGTTCAGCGCCCCATCACTGCTGCTCGGTGCCGCCAGCCGGGTGCTGATGATCGAAGACCTCGCCGTGGCCTCCGCCTATCGGTACCACCAACTTCGCCTGCTCCACACCTTCGTGGCGATGCGCAGCTTCCGCGACGCCCTGATCGGGCAGGGGGTGGCCGTGCGCTACTTCGAGCTGCCGGCCTCGGCGGGCTGTTCGTTCTGGGAGCGGCTGGCGGCGGAGCTGGGCGAAGAACAGGAGCTGAGGGTGGCGGAGATCGCCGATTGGGGCTTCGAGCAGCGGCTGCAGGGCTTCTGCCGGCAGCATGAGGTGAGGCTGACGCTACTGCCCTCCCCAGCCTTCCTGGAGTCGGTGGCCGAGAGCCGCGGCTGGTTCGAAGGGCGGCGCCGCCCCTTCATGAAGACCTTCTACGAGCGGCAGCGCCGTCGCCTGGGACTGCTGCTCGAGGCCGACGGCACCCCCAGCGGCGGCCGCTGGAGCTTCGACAGCGAGAACCGCCGCCGGCTGCCGAAGAACTATCAGGAGCCACCGCTCCCCACCGTGGCGGCCAGCCCGCATGAAGCGGCGGTGCGGCAGCTGATCGCCACCCACTTCGCCACTCACCCCGGCGAGCTGGGGGAACTATGGATTCCATTCGATCACGACGGCGCCGAGGCCTGGCTGCAGCGGTTTCTGCAGGAGCGGCTCGATGCCTTCGGCCCCTACGAGGACGCCCTCAGCCAGAGCCGGGGCACCCTGCACCATTCCCTGCTCTCTCCCCTGCTCAACATCGGCCTGCTGAGCCCGGCCGGGGTGATCCAGGCCGCCCTGGCCCATGCGCACCGCCGGGATGCCGCCGGCGCGCCGGTACCGATCGCCTCGTTGGAGGGTTTCCTGCGCCAGGTGATCGGCTGGCGGGAGTTCGTGCGCGGCATCGATCGCGTCCACGGCGAGCGTCAGGCCGCCAGCAACTTCTGGAACCACCAGCGCCGGCTGGCCCCCTGCTGGAGCGATGGCAGCACCGGCCTGCCACCACTGGATGCGGCGATCGGACGGCTGAACCGCACGGGCTACAACCACCACATCGAGCGGCTGATGGTGATCAGCAACCTGATGCTCCTCTGCGAGATCCAGCCTCTGGAGGTGCACCGCTGGTTCATGGAGCGCTACCTGGATTCTTATGAGTGGGTGATGGGGCCGAACGTCTACGGCATGGGCCTGATGAGTGACGGTGGCCTGTTTGCCACCAAGCCCTACATCTGCGGCTCCAACTACATCCTCAAGATGAGCGATGTCAAACGGGGCCCCTGGTGTGACATCTGGGATGGTCTCTACTGGCGCTTCATCGAGCGCCACCGGGCCTTCTTCCAGGCCAATCCCCGCCTCTCGATGATGGTGCGCCTGCTGGATCGCATGGATCGCCAACGTCGCGATGGCCTGGCTGCTGCAGCCGAAGCCTTCCTCCGGCGCGCCACGGTGGCCCCGCCTTCAGCAGACCCCGCCCTGAGCAGACTTCCCCCTGAGATGCCTTTCTCCTGA
- a CDS encoding AI-2E family transporter — MSQPKEPPWQGLNQSALLRFLLLLACGWALVQLVAFFRPVLTLFIAAAVLAVLLEYPVRRLVGLGCSRGLAILITGLAAFGSGSLLVAVLGFQLVNQGSSLLNDLVLGLQRPDLPFHDYFRTIQLAQVLDLLRDSLGSGLGMIGGAFSNLFAGVILLVIVIYMLVDNGATWSQVLQLLPEVVRGRFDRSVQKNVLGFLRGQITLMLFLSLASFLVFALMGVKFALILAIVVGVLDAIPGIGATLGVIAASSVVFLTQGQWLALQVVIASVVLQQIQDNLIHPRVMGRALQIRPVVLFFALFVGERLAGLLGVFLAIPVTGMILGWGKEEEQDSASSPQRGGPL; from the coding sequence ATGAGCCAGCCCAAGGAGCCGCCCTGGCAGGGGTTGAACCAATCGGCGCTGCTGCGGTTCCTGCTGCTGCTCGCCTGCGGCTGGGCGCTGGTGCAGCTGGTGGCGTTCTTTCGGCCGGTGCTCACCCTGTTCATCGCCGCCGCGGTGCTGGCTGTGCTGCTGGAGTATCCGGTGCGGCGGCTGGTGGGCCTGGGGTGCAGCCGGGGCCTGGCGATCCTGATCACCGGCCTGGCCGCCTTCGGCAGCGGCAGCCTGTTGGTGGCCGTGCTCGGCTTCCAGCTGGTGAACCAGGGCAGCAGCCTGCTCAACGACCTGGTGCTGGGGCTGCAGCGCCCCGATCTGCCCTTCCACGACTACTTCAGGACGATCCAGCTCGCCCAGGTGCTGGACCTGCTGCGCGACAGCCTCGGCAGCGGCCTGGGAATGATCGGCGGGGCCTTCTCGAACCTGTTCGCCGGCGTGATTCTGCTGGTGATTGTGATCTACATGCTGGTGGACAACGGCGCCACCTGGAGTCAGGTGCTGCAGCTGTTGCCTGAGGTGGTGCGCGGGCGTTTCGACCGCAGCGTGCAGAAGAATGTGCTGGGGTTCCTGCGCGGCCAGATCACCCTGATGCTGTTTCTGAGCCTGGCCAGCTTTCTGGTGTTCGCCCTGATGGGGGTGAAGTTTGCCCTGATCCTGGCGATCGTGGTGGGAGTGCTGGATGCCATCCCCGGCATCGGCGCCACCCTGGGCGTGATCGCGGCCAGCAGCGTGGTGTTCCTCACCCAGGGCCAGTGGCTGGCCCTGCAGGTGGTGATCGCTTCGGTGGTGCTGCAGCAGATCCAGGACAATCTGATCCACCCACGGGTGATGGGCCGGGCCCTGCAGATCCGCCCGGTGGTGCTGTTCTTTGCCCTGTTCGTTGGAGAGCGGCTGGCGGGCCTGCTGGGAGTGTTCCTGGCCATTCCCGTCACGGGGATGATCCTGGGCTGGGGTAAGGAAGAGGAGCAAGACTCCGCCTCCAGCCCTCAGCGGGGTGGCCCGTTGTAG
- the msrA gene encoding peptide-methionine (S)-S-oxide reductase MsrA: MPGQLPLRPGAASAAALPDPALDPGRRPGPDQTAVLAGGCFWGMEAIFEEVRGVRSVETGYAGGSGATARYAEVSRGTTGHAEGIRITYDPGQVSYGELLKVFFAVAHDPTEVNRQGPDVGEQYRSAIFSDDPLLQNVARQYIAQLNEAGSFAKPIATQLESSARFYPAEDYHQDFVRRNPRHPYVLVHDIPKLETFRSTFPELRQ; this comes from the coding sequence ATGCCAGGCCAGCTGCCCCTGCGCCCCGGTGCCGCCAGCGCCGCCGCCCTGCCCGATCCGGCCCTGGATCCGGGCCGTCGCCCCGGCCCCGACCAGACAGCCGTGCTGGCGGGTGGCTGTTTCTGGGGCATGGAGGCGATCTTTGAAGAGGTGCGGGGGGTCCGCAGCGTCGAGACCGGCTATGCCGGCGGCTCCGGCGCCACGGCCCGCTACGCCGAGGTGAGCCGGGGCACCACCGGCCACGCGGAGGGCATCCGCATCACCTACGACCCGGGCCAGGTGAGCTACGGGGAACTGCTGAAGGTGTTCTTCGCCGTGGCCCACGACCCCACCGAGGTGAACCGCCAGGGGCCCGATGTGGGCGAGCAGTACCGATCGGCGATCTTCAGCGACGATCCTCTCCTGCAGAACGTGGCGCGGCAGTACATCGCCCAGCTCAATGAAGCCGGCAGCTTCGCGAAGCCGATTGCCACCCAACTGGAGAGCAGCGCCCGCTTCTACCCCGCCGAGGACTACCACCAGGACTTCGTGCGGCGGAATCCACGCCACCCCTATGTGCTGGTGCACGACATCCCGAAGCTGGAGACGTTCCGCAGCACCTTCCCTGAGTTACGGCAGTAA